GCTCAGCTGACCGGCATCCGGGAAACCTCCCCGCTGCAGGTGACATACACTTCAAATCTGCTGAAGCTGGCGGTCTATGTGCCGGAAGAGGCCCTGGATGCAGTCCGGATGGCTATCGGTGACGCGGGGGCCGGCCAGCTTGGCAACTACTCGCATTGCAGCTTCCGCTCCCCCGGCACCGGCTCGTTCCGCCCTCAGGAAGGAGCAACCCCGCACATCGGAGAGGTGGGGCAGCTTGAGGACGTGGCGGAATGGAAGCTGGAGGCCGTGGTGGACGAAAGCAGGTTGACGGCGGTGCTGGAGGCGATGCGGCGCGCCCACCCCTACGAGGAGATCGCCTACGACCTCTATCAGATGCGCGTTCCGGGCATGCAAGCGGGTATTGGACGCATCGGCGCGCTGGAGAAGGCGGTTCCGCTCTGCGAGTTGGAGGATCGCATTGCTGAGGCGCTGGGCGAGGGCACCTTGCGCACGTGGGGTGAGCCCGGGCGGATGGTAAGCCGTGTGGCCGTCTGCGGCGGCTCCGGGGGAGACTTGATACACGATGCGGCCGCCCAGGGAGCGGATCTCTACATCACCGGCGAAATCCGCCACCACCAGATCCTTCAGGCGCGGGCCTTGGGTCTTGCTCTGATTGACGCCACGCACGCGGCCACGGAGACGCCCGGCATGCGCCGCCTCGCCCGCCGTTTGCAGGAATCCGCTGGCGGCGCGCTGGAAGTGATCTTCCTGGAATAGAACCTACGCCGCGTCCGGGACGCTCACACGGCCACGCCCCTGGAGCGCATCCAGCAACACCGAACACCACGGGCCGGGGTGGAACTCCAGCGTCTGCCCCTTTGCTGTCTTGTGGTCCAGCACCAGTTGGCCTTCGTGATAGACGCAAACGACGCCGGTCCGCAGCAGGATAACCCGCAGGTCCCTGCCTTCCGCCCCGTGCACGAACAGCCGGCCGTAGCTTGCGGGCTTCCCGGCGGCCAAGGAGAGCTCCGCGGCGGCGCGGGCGATTCTGGCTGCTTCATCCATCGGACTTGCCTCCCCCGGCGCGCCGGACGCTCAGGGGCGCTCCGGCCCGCCGTATCCATCATGCGCCGAGGCCGTCAAGAGCTGGTGACGCGAAAAACACAAACCGGTCAGGATTACCTCAAATCTCCATCAGCAGAAGGGTAATCGCCCCTGCAAACAGGGTCAGCTCCAGTATTTCCGGTCCAGGCTGCGATACTGGATGGCCTCGGCCACGTGGGCTGCGGAGATCTCCTCCTCTCCGGCCAGGTCGGCAATGGTGCGGCTGACCTTAAGAATGCGGTCATACGCGCGCGCCGAAAGGTTAAGCTGGCTGATGGCTCCGCGCAGCAGGGTGCGGACGGTCTCCGAGAACCGGCAGTATTCCCGGATCTGGCGCGACCCCATCTGAGCGTTGCAGAAGATGCCGGTCCCATCGAAACGTTTCCGCTGGATCTCGCGAGCCTTCCGCACCCGCTCCCGTATGGATGCGGAGCATTCTCCCTCCGCTTTCTGCATCAGCTCATCCTGCTTCAAGCGCGGCACTTCCACGTGGATGTCCAGCCGGTCCAGCAGCGGTCCGGAGATCCGTTGCAGATACTGCCGGATCTGTTTGGGCGTGCACGTACAAGTGACGTGGGTGTCGTTGAAAAAGCCGCACGGGCAGGGGTTCATCGCCGCAACCAGCATGAACCGCGCCGGGTAGGTCAGCGATCCGGATGCGCGGCTAATGGTGACCACGCCATCCTCCAGCGGCTGGCGCAGCACTTCCAGCACGTCCCGCCGGAACTCCGGGAACTCGTCCAGGAAAAGAACTCCGTTATGCGCCAGGCTCACTTCGCCCGGCCGGGGATGCGCGCCGCCTCCGGAGAGCCCCGCGTTGGATATGGTGTGGTGTGGGCTGCGGAACGGCCGGCGCGTCACCAGCGCCTCGTCCGCGCGGAGCACCCCTGCGACGGAATAAACCTGCGTGGTCTGCAGCGCCTCATCCAGTTCCAGCGGAGGCAAGATGGTGGGCAACCGGCGCGCCAGCATCGTCTTCCCGGAGCCGGGAGGGCCAACCATCAGCAGATTGTGACCTCCCGCAGCCGCCACCTCCAGCGCCCGCTTCGCGATATGCTGGCTCTTGACGTCCGAGAAGTCCACGCTGTAGGAAGGCTGCTCAAGCTGGGCTTCGTGAATGGTGGCAAAGACCGGCTCTGCGGCGAAGCCTCCCTGCAGCAGGTCGAACACCTCCGAAAGGCTGGCCACTCCGTAGACGGGCGGCCCCTGGACGATGGCCGCCTCGCGGGCGTTCGCGGAGGGCACGATCATCCGCCCCACCGAGTCGCCCCGCGCCTTCATTGCGATCGGTAGCACACCAGCCGCAGAGCGCAGGGTTCCGTCCAGAGACAGCTCCCCGACGAACAGACAGCCCTCCAGCAGCTCCATCTCCAGCTGACCGGTGGCTGCGAGGATCCCCACCGCGATGGGCAGGTCGAACGACGGCCCCTCCTTGCGCACGTCTGCAGGCGCCAGGTTGATGGTGATGCGTCTCTGAGGGAAATCGAAACCGGAGTTGCGTATGGCGCTACGCACCCGCTCCCGGGACTCCTGCACTGCAGCATCCGGCAGGCCGACGATGTTGAATGCGGGCAGTCCTCCGGCGATGTCCACCTCCACGTCCACCAGATAGGCGTCCACTCCGAGCACTGCGCTGGAAGAAACGCGCGCAAGCATGGGCTTTTCCTTCCCTCAGACCAAGAGGACTCGCCGCGCGTCCCCCCCGGCGGCGCGGCGGTGGCCCATTATACTGGAGATGAGAGGACTCCTGTCAAGCGCCGGTCGGCTGCTTTCCGCTGCCGCCGGCGGCCTCAGGCCGGGCTGGCACTCCGAATCGGTCGGCACTGGTCGGGGGCGGGGTCGAGCGGTGCCTCTCCGGGCCTTGTGCCTACCAGGATGCGATGAGGGGGAGCGCAGGCAGCTCCTTTCCTCCGGAATGGCGTCTGTCGGCGGTGGTCCTGGTGCCCATCATCAGCGTCTTGCAGAACATCGCGCTACTCGCGCCGTGTATCGCGCTCTGGGCGCGCAACGCCGCCACATCCTTGCGCCACTACTCGCCCGCCCGTTCAGGCCCCAGGTTTCGGAACAGGAACAACCCTTCCTTGCCGGGAGCCACGATGTCCAGCCGCCCGTCTCCATCAATGTCTCCGGCCCACATGAAGATGCCAGTGCCGGAATGCTCCCCCGCTTTGCCGTAGTCAATGACGCACTTGGTGAAGCTCTCGCCGTTCCACTTGAAGTAGAAAAGCCCCACGATATCCGTCTCGCCCGGCTCTCTGCCGCAGTGAGCGCGGTAGCGGTTGCCGGTCAGCAGCTCGCAGTATCCGTCTCCATCCACGTCCACCCACAGCATCTCGTGATACTGGGAGAACCAGGGATCCACCGGGTGGCGCGTCCAGATACGGCATCCATCCGGCCCCCGCTGCTGCGTCCAGTAGTCCAGACCGTAGCCGTGAGCCTGCCCTGCGACCAGCTCCGGGACACCGTCTCCGTTCACGTCCTCCACAAGGATGGGCACGCTGACAGTCCCAAGATCAAACTCCGGATGGAACTTCCATTCGCCCTCCAGCGGATCTGCCTTCGGAGCTTCCCACCATCCGCCAGGAGTCACGAGCGCCATGGTTCCGTCGCCCGAGATGTCCCCGAAGCCCAGTCCGTGCCCCTGAGGCTCCGACGAGAGGACGAACTCCCGGAAGCGGCCAGCCGGAAGCCCTGACGCATCACGCTCCAGCTTGAACATGCGCAAGGGATTACCGGGAGTGTTCGGGACGATCTCCGGCTCTCCGTCTCCGTCCACGTCCCAGGCGCGGGTGGTCTCGATGGAACCCACCACAGCGATCTCGTGCGTCTTCCACTCGCCGCCCGCAGGTCCCGGATTCTCCCGCCAGACGAGCGTCTGGCCCCACCATCCGCCTGTCACAAAGTCCGTGTAGCCATCCCCGTTGACGTCCATCGGGATGGTGGAGAAGTCGTCGTAATACTCCCCCTCGGCGCGGACGTCGCACAGCTTGTGCTTTGTCCACTCCGGGCCGCGATACCAGTATCCCCCGCAGACAATGTCCGGGATGCCGTCGCCGTCCACATCGAAGACGCAGGCTGACTCAAACGCTTCGCTGTCTACCTTGATTTTTTGCCATTCGACGCGCCGTTGCAGTGCCTTTTCCTCCTGGCCGACAGAATGCTGCAAAGGCCGCTTCGCCTGTCCGATGCGGCCTTCCTGCGTTACGCGGTCAAAGATGCCGGAAGGGGCCGGGCATCCGGTCGGCAAACAGAAAGAAAACCTGAAAGAGTGCGTCAGAACGCTCGCCTTGCGGGGCGCCCACACACATCCTATAATACTACCACTCTGCGCGGGCGCGAGATCGCGCCCACGCATCGCGGGATGGAGCCGAAATGCCGAACCTGACCCACGTCTGGGCCGAACCAGACCTGTATCTGATGGCCGATGAGGATCTCGTCGCCTCTTGCGAGCACGTCACCCGGAAGATCTGCCCCATCGAGAAGTCACCGGAGCCGGTGCTGTTCCCGGAGAAGCCCTGGGAAGGCGTGGGGCCGGACGGACGGGTCACCTCCCTGCAGGATCCATACTACGGAACAGTCCTTTACGATCCGGAGCATCGCTTGTTCCGCTGCTGGTACAACGCATACGACAGGTTCCACAACCGCGTCTCGGCCCCTCCCTACGGCAGTCAGAACTACTCCTGCTGCTATGCCGAGAGCAGCGACGGCGTCCACTGGGAAAAGCCGGTGGTGGGAGCCGTCCTGCACGACGGGTCGCTGGAGAATAACCTGGTGCGCTTCCGGGAGGATGCGGCGGAAGGAACCAGCAACCTTGGCGAGCAGGTCTGGAACGTGCTGCCCTACAGCGCTCCGGGCTCAGAGGACCGGTTTGTGGCTTCTCTTTTCACCCATTACGATGATCCCCTGTTCCCTACCGGCATCACGTTCTGCTACAGCGCGGACGGATTGAGCTGGAGGATGTACTACCCGCCTCCTCTGATGCTGGAAGGGGACTGCCACGGATTCGCGTGGGATCCGGTCCAGCGCTGCTACATCCTGACCACCCGTTCCCACCAGCACATGACTCTGTGCCGCCGGTGGGGGCGCCCGTGGAAAAGGCACATCGCCATGACCCGCAGCCGGGATCTGATCCACTGGACCGCCACGGAGACCATCCTGGAAGTGGACGAGAAAGATCCGGACGACGCCCAGCTCTACCTGATGTATGTCATACCCTACGGCCACGCGTATCTTGGCCAGCTCCTGATGTTCTACGGTCACGAGATGACGCTGGACACGCAACTGGCTCTCAGCCGCGACCTTCGCACTTGGCAGCGCGTGGGCGAGCGCAAGCCTATTCTGGAGCGGGGCGAAGAAGGAAGCTGGGACTGCAAGCACGTGGCGCTGACACACAATCCCCCGCACCCGGAGGGCAACCGGATGAGGTTCTGGTATGGTGGCAAGAACGCTCCCCACTATCAGGCGGGGTACGGGGCGATGGGCACCGGTACCCTCCGCAGAGACGGCTTCGTCTGCCTGGAAGCCGGAGACGAAGAGGGCATTGTCAATACTATCCCCTTCCGGCCTCCGAGGCCGAACTCCGCCTGCTGGATCATTCTGAATGTGGACGCAAGCGAGGGAGAGGTGCTGGTGGAGGTAACGGATGTGGACGGACGACCCCTGGACCGGGTGACCAAGGCGGACTGCGAACCCATTCGGGGTGACCACACCCGCGTGGTGGTGAACTTCCCCACCACGCCGGGCAACTTCTTCGACCGCGGCAACTTCCTGCGCTTCGCGCAGGACATCCGCCTGCGCTTCTACCTGCGCAATGCGAAGCTTTACGCCTTCAAACTGAACAACTACTCACCGGTCTGGCCGCAGAAGGACTGAACGCAGAGGAGGATCCCGGGCATGCCCACATGCTACAGCACATCCGCCCTCAACCCGATGGCGGTCATAGATGCCGCAGATGTGAGCCGGGAGTGGGGGCAGTATATCAACTCTGTATGTGTGACGCAGACGGGAGCCTGGCTCATCAGTGTGACCATAAACACCCCGAGTGGCGGAGTCGTCTACACACGCCGCAGCCTGGACCGGGGAAAGACCTGGGGGCCCCGCGTATACGCTGTCCCTCCAGGTTCGCTGGAGGCCGGGCGAACCATTGAAATGGGTCAACTGCTTCCGGTGGATGTGGACGGGGTGAGCCGGATCTATCAGTTCCACGTCCAGCACACGCGGGAGAACACGCGGTTCGGGCAGCTGCGCTACTCCGTCAGCCACGACGACGGTCAAAACTGGGAAGGACCCGGCGGACCGGGGACGCTCTATGAGCTTCCCGCCCCGGCTTACGAACTGTCGCCTGACAGCGACGGCTGGCACCTCATGGCTCCCGGGCTGACGCTGAAAAGCGGCGAGTGGCTCCTGCCGATGAACATCTCCACTGATCCTCTGCCCCTGGGAGAGATCCACTCGGAGCTGGTGTTCGGCATCACCCGGAATATCTTCACCGTGCGGGATCCTGCAGATCTCGAGATGGAGTTCTATCCGCCTCCTCCTCACGGCGTCTTCGTGCCGTACGAGCGCGAGCCGGGAAGGTCGCTTGGGCAGGAGCCGCAGGTGGCGCAGCTATCGGACGGCAGGCTCTTCTGTGTGTGCCGCACCGGAAACGGCTGCCTGTATTACACGGTCTCAGGTGATTCCGGCCGCACGTGGGAGCCCGCCTGCCCCCTGCTCTACAGAGAGGGCGGCGAACGGGTGCTCCACCCCAATGCACCCTGTCCGTTCCGCAGGCTCTCCAACAGGACGTATGCCCTGCTGTTCTGCAACAACGATGGCACGGCTTTCGGCGGGGCGGACCCGTTCGATCACACCAGGAACCGGCAGCCGGTCTATGTCTCCATCGGCCGGGAGACCGGTCGGACCGAGGGCCAGCCGCTGGAGTTCGGTGAGCCTCGGCTGCTGTGCAGCATCGAGGGGTTTCAGCCGGAGGCACACTGGCGTGATCTGACTTACGGATTTCTGCTGGAGGATGGGGGAGAATACTTCCACTTCTATAACGCCGTCTGGCGCTTCATCCAGGTTAACCGTGTGGATCCGGGTTTGCTGGAGATGGAGGACGGCCGTTGAAGACGTTCTTCGCCGTAGTGATCCTGCTGACGCTCGCCGGTCAGCCGTGCCGGGCGGTGTCCGGCGGATGGTCTGTCATCGCCAAATGGTGGAGGCCAGACGCAAACCCCTTTGTGCGTGAGCAGGTCTGGGAGGGAACCTTCTGGAGCGAGGGCTGGAGCGAACCTGAGCAGTTCTACCCGAAGCACTTCCGGCCCGCGGGAAGCGTGCACCTGCTGCTGAAGAACACGTCCCCGCGGGATCAGACACTCGTTCTGACCCACATCAATGGCCAACCCCTTGAGGAATGCGCTACCACTCCCCGCAAAGCAGGGCCTGTGCTCTGGTACCGGCTGGAGTGCCCGCAGTTCCCGGTGGGCGAGATCGCGGACGACCTGACCGGCTTCGACCGGCAGAATGTCCCGCCCGGAGCGTGGGTGGAATGCACCATACGCTTGCGCCGCGCCCCTGAACAGAATGTGCTCCTCCAGTTTCGGTCAGGAGACGGGGAGACGCTGGAGCAGGAAGTGCCTCTGAGTCCTCCCACAGCCAGGATCGAGGCGATCACCTTCTCCCGCAAGATGGACGCCGTCTATGTGTATGTCCGTTCTCTGGACGGCAAGGCCCTGTCGCCCGGCACGCTGCGCGTGGACGGACTGCCGCCGGCACGGCTGATCTGGCAGGAAGGGCCGGGGGGAAGCGGACTGTTACTGGCCGAAGCAAGGCTGGCGCAGCCGCTCCGGTACGGGACGTTCCATCTGTTCACGGTGACGCTGGGGGACGGCCGGAGGCTGGCGCAAGCGGTCAGGGTGTGGGACGGCTTTTTCGCGATCGGCCTCTACGGGACCGTCACGCCGGAGAGGGTGGCCGCGGCGAAGGCGAAAGGGTTCAACAGCTACTTCAATGGACCTCTGGACGTGCTGGACAACGCGCAGATGAGCTACGTGCCGCACGGAGGCATCGGACACCCTGTCCGCCACGCAACACACGGGCGAGGGCTGCTGTTTTACCAGAACCACGACGAGCCAGACGCCCACGACGTGAAGCTGGGCGAAGAGCTGCCTTGGATGGATCGGCTGGGAACGCACGCGATATTCAGCGTGCTGCCCCTGCAGCGCCGCCAGCGCCAGCAGGACCGCGCCACCCCGAATCTTTTGCTGGTGGACAACACCTACAAACCGCTCAACTGGTATGTCTACGGGCAGATTCCGGACGTTTTCTGCACGGATCCGTATGTCCCGCTGGGAGGACGCCAGACGGACTACGTGTGGCGGGCGCTGGAGTGCGCGCGGGACGCCTCCGCGCCGCGGCCGCTTGTGGCAGTGCTTTGGGCATGCAGTCTGGACTCCGGCGCGCCCCGCAACTTCGGACGCCGTCCGCCCACCGCGCGTGAGGAGCGGGCGATGGCTTTCTATGCGATCGGCTCAGGCGTAAAAGGGATTTCCTACTTCATTGACCTGACTCAAGAGACCGGGGAGGGGCAGTTTACCGGCATTTCGGACTACCCGGAACTCTGGGAGGAGGTGGGCCGCATCAACCGGGACATCGCCGCGCTTGCGCCGGCGCTGGCCGTGGCGTGCCCGGCGGGGCCTCCGCAGAAACAGGGACCGCTGTGGGTGCGCACGTTGATGAGCGGACGCGATACGGTGATCGTCAGCGTGGTCAACACAGAGCACTACATCGGCTACGAGACACGCACCCTTTACGCCTTTCACCGCCCCGTGCGAGGCGAGCGCGTGAGAGTGCAGCTTCCGCCCGGGTTCGGCCACTGCCGGGTAGTCCGGGTGGAAGGGGGCGTGAAGTCTCCCGCGCATCACACAAGAGATGGCGACACGCTGGAAATCCTTCTGGGCGAGCTGGACACGGCAGCCGCCTTTCTGGTGACCCGATGAAGCCCGGTAGTGTCCCGGTGGGCCCTCCGAGGCAGGGGCGGATAATGATCTTTTCGGCACAGATTTGACAGACAAGGAGCTGAAAGCAATGGCCTTTCCGACCGTTCAGGAGCTTTTTGACCTCTCGGGCAAGACGGCCCTTGTAACAGGCGGAGCCCGGAACCTGGGCTTCGATATGGCCCTGGCGCTGGCGGAGGCGGGTGCGGATGTCGCAATCACGTCGCGCAATCTGGAAAGCGCCCGGCAGTCCGCGGGCAAGATCGCGGAAGCGACAGGGCGCAGGATCCTGGCGCTGGAGCTGGATGTAACCAGCGAGGATCAGGTCGCTTCCGTGGTGGACCAGGTGAGCCGGGATTTCGGCAGGCTGGACATCCTGGTGAACAATGCCGGGAATGTCAGCAGCACTCCAGAGAATGCTCCGCTGGAGAAGCGCCCGCTGGAAGAGTGGATGAACACCATCCAGGTGAACCTTACCGGCACATTTCTGGTCAGCAAGCACGTCGTGGCCAAGGTGATGATCCCGGCGCGCAGCGGAAATATTATCAACATCGCCTCCATCTCCGGGATGATCGGACGGGACCGCCGCGTCTACGCCGGGACGGACATGGGCGGCAGCACAGTGGATTATGCGGCTGCGAAGGGCGGCGTCATCAACCTGACGCGCGATATGGCGGCATCCCTGGCGCGTTACAACATCCGCGTGAACTGCATCTCGCCCGGTGGATTCTGGCGGCATCAACCGGAGCCGTTCGTGAAAGCCTACAGCGAGGCCACCCCCATGGGGCGGATGGGTCAGGACGGCAAGGAGATGAAAGGGCCGGTGGTGTTCCTTGCGTCGGAGGCATCCAGTTACTGCACCGGCATGAATCTGGTAGTGGACGGCGGGTTCACCTGCTGGTAGAAAGGAGCGCCCTGTGAGCGGAGACTGGAGGGATCAGAGCGCGCTGGTGGTGGGGTTCGGCTCCATCGGGCGCCGGCATACGCGGGTGCTGCGAGAGCTGGGGGTAAAGGACATCCGGCTGGTTGAGCCGCTGCAGGAGCGCCGGCGGGCCGCCGCCGATGAGATGGCAATCACGGAGGGTTACAGCTTGCTGGAAGAGGGGTTGGCCGGCCGACCGGATACGGTATTTCTGTGCTCCCCCACTGCGGACCACGTTCCTCAGGCAATGGCGTCTCTTGAGGCAGGCTGCCACGTGTTCACGGAGAAGCCCCTTTCGGTCTCCACGGAGGGCCTGGACGATCTGGAGGACCTGGCGCGCCGGACTGGCCGAAAGGTGATGGTGGGCCAATGCTACCGCTTCCACGCCGGTTGCCGGAGACTGAAGGACTGGCTGGACGAAGGACGTCTTGGCAGGCTTTTGTTCATACGCAGCATGTTCGGTGAATACATCCCGGACGCCATGCCGGACTACCGCAGCCGTTACGTCTCGAAATACAGCGGAGCCTACGAGCTGATGCACGCCGTGGACCTCGCGGTGTGGTATGCCGGGACCGATCCCGTGCAGGTGCTGGGGCTGGATCGGAAGGTGGGCGAGGCGGAGATGCAGTCGCCGGACCTGGTGGAGATGATCGTAGAGTTCGAGAGTCGCCGCGCTGCGAGCGTTCACATGGATTTCTTCCAGAGGGCCAGGCACATCGAAGTGGAGCTGTACGGGACGCAAGGAACCGCCAGGC
The sequence above is drawn from the Armatimonadota bacterium genome and encodes:
- a CDS encoding GTP cyclohydrolase 1 type 2, whose protein sequence is MTVAEAVTLIESLAPPAMALPGDPGGLHTGDPGAPVTRIAVCLDATGRALQEARRAGSQMMVAHHPLIYHPQASLAESDPHARLICDFVRSGIALYCAHTAWDVAPGGLNDELAQLTGIRETSPLQVTYTSNLLKLAVYVPEEALDAVRMAIGDAGAGQLGNYSHCSFRSPGTGSFRPQEGATPHIGEVGQLEDVAEWKLEAVVDESRLTAVLEAMRRAHPYEEIAYDLYQMRVPGMQAGIGRIGALEKAVPLCELEDRIAEALGEGTLRTWGEPGRMVSRVAVCGGSGGDLIHDAAAQGADLYITGEIRHHQILQARALGLALIDATHAATETPGMRRLARRLQESAGGALEVIFLE
- a CDS encoding oxidoreductase; protein product: MSGDWRDQSALVVGFGSIGRRHTRVLRELGVKDIRLVEPLQERRRAAADEMAITEGYSLLEEGLAGRPDTVFLCSPTADHVPQAMASLEAGCHVFTEKPLSVSTEGLDDLEDLARRTGRKVMVGQCYRFHAGCRRLKDWLDEGRLGRLLFIRSMFGEYIPDAMPDYRSRYVSKYSGAYELMHAVDLAVWYAGTDPVQVLGLDRKVGEAEMQSPDLVEMIVEFESRRAASVHMDFFQRARHIEVELYGTQGTARLEFGRWDRCTASLYEASGGEWQTEEMATDRDDMFRAEDSEFLKACAGEGEVSVPVREGRKAVEVMLAARESSRTGQAVHLKR
- a CDS encoding gluconate 5-dehydrogenase → MAFPTVQELFDLSGKTALVTGGARNLGFDMALALAEAGADVAITSRNLESARQSAGKIAEATGRRILALELDVTSEDQVASVVDQVSRDFGRLDILVNNAGNVSSTPENAPLEKRPLEEWMNTIQVNLTGTFLVSKHVVAKVMIPARSGNIINIASISGMIGRDRRVYAGTDMGGSTVDYAAAKGGVINLTRDMAASLARYNIRVNCISPGGFWRHQPEPFVKAYSEATPMGRMGQDGKEMKGPVVFLASEASSYCTGMNLVVDGGFTCW
- the comM gene encoding ATP-dependent protease, with amino-acid sequence MLARVSSSAVLGVDAYLVDVEVDIAGGLPAFNIVGLPDAAVQESRERVRSAIRNSGFDFPQRRITINLAPADVRKEGPSFDLPIAVGILAATGQLEMELLEGCLFVGELSLDGTLRSAAGVLPIAMKARGDSVGRMIVPSANAREAAIVQGPPVYGVASLSEVFDLLQGGFAAEPVFATIHEAQLEQPSYSVDFSDVKSQHIAKRALEVAAAGGHNLLMVGPPGSGKTMLARRLPTILPPLELDEALQTTQVYSVAGVLRADEALVTRRPFRSPHHTISNAGLSGGGAHPRPGEVSLAHNGVLFLDEFPEFRRDVLEVLRQPLEDGVVTISRASGSLTYPARFMLVAAMNPCPCGFFNDTHVTCTCTPKQIRQYLQRISGPLLDRLDIHVEVPRLKQDELMQKAEGECSASIRERVRKAREIQRKRFDGTGIFCNAQMGSRQIREYCRFSETVRTLLRGAISQLNLSARAYDRILKVSRTIADLAGEEEISAAHVAEAIQYRSLDRKYWS